A single Eremothecium sinecaudum strain ATCC 58844 chromosome VIII, complete sequence DNA region contains:
- the SKT5 gene encoding Skt5p (Syntenic homolog of Ashbya gossypii ACR227W; Syntenic homolog of Saccharomyces cerevisiae YBL061C (SKT5) and YER096W (SHC1)): MASNSTLDPVLEYPYMDSVDRMRIYPNIYDGGAPYPSESIYGSSIGQGNTMGIAPYREFVPSNYNGVDSTYTNLGYSSVYDEQDYFFRERLNHNPYAEDMRISRSSSSSRANLYPSSIPQSQGSSAHMGGQYPARSSMVPSNDSKKLKSKPVDLSHLYLVNTKDSVKLTQTNESVAHYSHKVISECLGEDKNAVLLPRLKALDMYRKNVKKSKDPDVMFQYAQYMLQTALTMDIAPGEGSGDEKENSKKAQQNENLKNQFLKEAKLYLTKLSVKGYKDAQYLLADAYSSGAFGKVNHKDAFPLFQSSAKHGHIEAAYRTAVCFEKGLGTTRDSRKCIEFLKFAASRNHPAAMFKLGLYSFHGRMGLPQDVNTKQNGIKWLSRAAARANELTCAAPFELAQIYENGFLDIVIPDESYATELYVQAASLGHVASTTKLGKMYEQGNEVIPQDASLSVHYYTQSALKGDPEAMLGLCAWYLVGAPPALELDDREAFQWALKAAKKGYAKAQYTVGYFHENGKGCKEDISMAYKWYECAAENNDPRAIKKIASRKASKKRSSIFFGFPFSKSDDGDKSTIELDDITEEATSDDNNNNNNNNNNTNSNSNSTTSSGDDVKIRDYKNKKTNEVDSYRPNTMSSIGSIDVLNVITEGNSPDIEFDDPTFPSYLRKSSTPTDAMYAAKDCRDQSKNQLIPMHPPPNAAHLFSSMSAYDSNYTTSQNRKEHSHVSKHSRSTSRLDPLIRGSKPRPLDNIYLRYSQEANHGYGNHGYGNRWAEPYAHNSVPSGVDGKKG; the protein is encoded by the coding sequence ATGGCCAGCAATTCGACATTAGATCCAGTACTTGAATATCCATATATGGATTCAGTAGACCGGATGAGAATTTATCCGAACATTTATGATGGAGGAGCGCCTTATCCATCGGAAAGCATTTATGGGAGTTCAATTGGGCAAGGTAATACCATGGGCATCGCCCCTTATAGGGAATTTGTTCCAAGTAATTATAATGGGGTAGATTCTACATATACCAATCTGGGGTACTCTTCTGTGTATGATGAGCAGGACTATTTCTTTCGGGAACGGTTGAACCATAATCCATATGCTGAGGACATGCGCATATCTCGGTCCTCGTCTTCTTCGAGGGCAAATCTCTATCCTTCCTCGATACCACAGTCACAAGGGAGCTCGGCTCATATGGGAGGTCAATACCCAGCGCGATCCAGTATGGTTCCCTCGAACGATTCGAAGAAGCTAAAGTCCAAGCCGGTTGACTTGTCACACTTGTACTTGGTTAACACCAAAGACAGTGTAAAATTGACTCAAACAAATGAGTCGGTTGCTCACTATTCTCACAAGGTTATAAGTGAATGCTTGGGGGAGGATAAGAACGCGGTTTTGCTTCCTAGGTTGAAAGCTTTAGATATGTACAGGAAGAACGTCAAGAAGTCGAAGGATCCCGACGTTATGTTTCAATACGCCCAGTACATGTTGCAAACCGCTCTAACTATGGATATCGCTCCAGGAGAGGGTTCGGGAGATGAAAAGGAGAATTCTAAGAAGGCACAACAAAATGAGAACTTGAAGAATCAATTCTTGAAGGAGGCCAAGCTTTACTTGACAAAACTCAGTGTTAAAGGTTACAAAGATGCACAGTATTTGCTTGCTGATGCATACTCATCGGGTGCCTTTGGAAAAGTGAATCATAAAGATGCTTTCCCACTGTTCCAGTCGTCAGCAAAGCATGGACATATAGAAGCCGCATATAGAACTGCTGTGTGTTTCGAGAAAGGCTTGGGTACAACCAGAGATTCTCGTAAATGCATTGAATTCTTAAAATTTGCAGCTTCAAGAAACCACCCTGCTGCGATGTTTAAACTAGGTTTATATTCATTTCATGGACGTATGGGTTTACCACAGGACGTTAATACGAAACAGAATGGTATAAAATGGTTATCTCGTGCAGCTGCTAGGGCGAATGAATTAACTTGTGCTGCACCTTTCGAGCTAGCTCAAATTTACGAGAATGGGTTTTTGGATATTGTCATTCCTGATGAGAGTTATGCCACTGAACTATATGTCCAGGCTGCTTCACTTGGTCATGTAGCTTCTACTACAAAGTTAGGAAAGATGTATGAGCAAGGGAATGAAGTTATTCCACAGGATGCCTCTCTCAGTGTTCACTATTATACCCAATCAGCCCTGAAGGGTGACCCGGAAGCTATGTTAGGGCTTTGCGCATGGTATTTAGTCGGCGCACCACCAGCATTAGAACTAGATGACCGCGAAGCATTCCAATGGGCTCTAAAAGCAGCTAAAAAAGGGTACGCAAAAGCACAATATACAGTGGGTTATTTCCATGAGAATGGTAAGGGATGTAAGGAAGATATCTCAATGGCGTATAAATGGTATGAATGTGCTGCAGAAAATAATGATCCAAGAGCGATTAAAAAAATAGCTTCACGGAAAGCATCCAAGAAAAGAAGCAGCATCTTCTTTGGGTTCCCTTTCAGCAAATCCGATGACGGCGATAAATCCACAATAGAGCTTGATGATATAACAGAAGAAGCTACTTCAGatgataataataataataataataataataataatacGAATTCTAACTCCAATTCTACTACTAGCAGTGGGGATGACGTCAAGATCAGGGACtacaaaaataaaaaaactaATGAGGTTGACAGTTATAGGCCTAATACAATGAGTAGCATTGGAAGTATTGACGTTCTCAACGTTATTACGGAAGGAAACTCACCGGATATTGAATTTGACGATCCAACATTTCCATCATACTTGCGGAAATCTTCCACACCAACAGATGCTATGTACGCGGCTAAGGATTGCCGGGATCAGTCAAAGAATCAACTTATTCCCATGCACCCCCCACCAAATGCAGCCCATTTATTCAGTTCAATGAGTGCATACGACTCGAACTATACAACTTCACAGAATAGGAAGGAACATTCTCATGTTTCTAAACATTCGCGTTCGACATCGAGATTGGACCCTTTAATAAGAGGCTCAAAACCTCGTCCACTTGACAACATTTATCTACGTTATTCACAAGAAGCTAATCATGGATATGGTAATCACGGATATGGTAATCGCTGGGCTGAGCCATACGCTCACAACTCAGTACCGTCCGGTGTCGATGGTAAAAAGGGCTAA